A region of Notolabrus celidotus isolate fNotCel1 chromosome 4, fNotCel1.pri, whole genome shotgun sequence DNA encodes the following proteins:
- the olig3 gene encoding LOW QUALITY PROTEIN: oligodendrocyte transcription factor 3 (The sequence of the model RefSeq protein was modified relative to this genomic sequence to represent the inferred CDS: inserted 2 bases in 2 codons; deleted 2 bases in 2 codons): NESDSSSSSSASSPDMDGMSLRDHLHPHHLNSSNHIGSSVSSSTQSSEHQRQKISSGEHLLLSGDSKSSAVDRLKLKKQVTXEEMYHLRLKINGRERKRMHDLNLAMDXLREVMPYAHGPSVRKLSKIATLLLARNYILMLTSSLDEMKRLVGEIYGGQHSAFHGPGGHGGGPAAAAAAAAAAAAAAVHQVHPLLGSALTSSGPPTLTSGLPGLTSIRAPHPLMKGSPAAPPALQLGPGFQHWAGLPCPCTICQVPQPPHMPITSTGLTRLTGEKDVLK, translated from the exons AATGAATCCGACTCCAGCTCGAGTAGCAGCGCCTCCTCC CCGGACATGGACGGCATGTCTCTCCGTGATCACCTTCATCCTCATCACCTCAAC TCCTCAAACCACATCGGCTCTTCAGTGTCCTCATCCACGCAGAGCAGCGAGCACCAGCGCCAGAAGATATCCAGCGGAGAACACCTCCTGCTCTCCGGAGACTCAAAATCTTCAGCCGTGGACAGACTGAAACTCAAGAAACAAGTCA GAGAGGAAATGTACCACCTCCGGCTTAAGATCAACGGCCGGGAGCGGAAGCGCATGCACGACCTCAACCTGGCCATGG GCCTGCGCGAGGTGATGCCCTATGCGCACGGGCCCTCGGTGAGGAAGTTGTCCAAGATCGCCACGCTGCTTCTCGCCAGGAACTACATCCTGATGCTCACCAGCTCATTGGACGAGATGAAGCGGCTGGTCGGGGAGATTTACGGCGGGCAGCACTCTGCTTTCCACGGCCCCGGTGGGCACGGCGGGggtcctgctgctgcagcagcggcggctgccgccgccgccgccgctgctgTGCACCAGGTGCACCCTCTCCTGGGCAGTGCGTTAACCTCTTCAGGACCTCCCACTCTAACGAGCGGGCTGCCAGGACTCACGTCAATACGGGCACCCCACCCTCTGATGAAGGGCTCCCCGGCTGCGCCCCCGGCCCTGCAGCTGGGCCCCGGCTTCCAGCACTGGGCCGGACTGCCGTGTCCCTGCACCATCTGCCAGGTGCCCCAACCTCCGCACATGCCCATCACCTCCACCGGCCTCACGAGACTCACAGGGGAGAAGGACGTGCTGAAATGA